The sequence below is a genomic window from Halodesulfovibrio sp. MK-HDV.
TTAGTCTCACTCAAAACCGCGCGACTATACGAGAAATAAGCTTGAGAATCAAGAGAGTCTGAAGAAATCCGCATGAGTCGCCGCTTTTTTGCGGTGATTATATCTAAACCTGCCTAACAGTGCATACAATAAAAAGTAATTTCTGTCTTGCTGAAACTGACAAAAAAGTAAGGAATTAGACGTGATTAAGAATGTACGAAAGTTCATCAATGAGCATGAACAAAACATGGTCTCACTGCTTAAAAAATTAGTTGAAATAAATAGCTACACTGGAAACAAAGAAGGCGTGAATGCAGTTGCCTCGGTCATCCAGGCAGAATGCGAAGCAATAGGGCTGCATGTTCGCCGTGAATCCAGCGAGCAGGCAGGAGACAATCTCGTAATTGAAACGCAGCTTCATAAGGAAGGAAAAAAAGGTATTCTCATGTGCGGTCACATGGATACCGTTTTCCCTCCAGAGCTCGGATTCAACACTTTTACGCACGATGAAACAAATTTCTATGGTCCTGGTGTGGCAGACATGAAATGCGGTCTTGTTGAAGGTATCTATGTTTTAAAAGCGCTCGATGCGCTTGGGCTGCTTCAAGACATGTCCATAGTCTTCATCTGCAACTCTGACGAAGAAACCGGCTCAATTAATTCTTCTGAACTCATTTTGAAAGAAGCCAGAAACAGCTTTGTAGGATTCGTGCTCGAATCTACCAGAGCAGGCGGTGAGCTTGTTATCGGTAGGAAAGGGCGCATGACTTTCGAGCTGGAAGTTACAGGTGAAGCTGCACATGCAGGAAACGTCGGAGCAGCTAAAGTCAGTGCAATCCTCGAGCTCGCGCGGCAGATTCAAGCACTTGAAGAACTCAATGATCTTCCTCAAGGACTAAGCGTCAACGTCGGAAAAATTGAAGGCGGAGTTGGTGCCAACACCGTATCCGAAAAAGCTCGTGCCATTGTCGAGTTTCGTTACACCAAGAAGGATAGCGGCGACAAAGTATGGGAAGCTGTTCAACAGCTTGCAGCAAAGCCGTTCACCAAAGGTACGTCCTGCACCGTCAGAACCATCACTGCGCGTCCTTCAATGGATACCAACGATGCAATCCTCGGCCTGTACGACATGATCAAAGAAATTGGCACCGAGCATGGGTACGACATTCAATGTGCCCAGTGCGGTGGCGGTTCCGATGCAAACTATATTTCTCAGACCGGAATTCCCGTTATCGACGGAATTGGCCCCATAGGTGGCAAGCTACATTCTGTGGATGAATACCTAGTGTCTAGCACTGTACCGGAGCGAGCAGTCCTTGCAACGCTCGTTATTGCCAAAGCTTGGGATTTATACTGCTGCAAATAAGTTGCGTTTAGGTGGTTGCCTTCGGCGAGTCTGCAACGCTGCCTTTGGTGAGTCTACGACGTTTTTAATTTTGTCTCCGACGGCTGGGGGAAACCTTGTTGAAACAAGGTTCTCCCCCAGACCCCTTTCCAAAAACTTTTATTTGCGAGGTCAGCACGTTTTTTACGTAACTCTCGGCTTTATTCCACTACCTTTCGTTAACTGAGAAAAGGCTGTCCTTCGTATGAAGGACAGCCTTTGTTATTTATTCAGACGGTGAAACCAACTCTCGGAAATATTACCCTCTTGTTTGCCTCACCCGCTAACATACCTTTAATACGATAAAAGCGAGGTAGCTTCTTCGTGGCTTCTAACGAGATAAGTTACGAACTGAAATCACGTAAAATCGGGGTCAAGGGGCGAGCCCCTTGCGGGCGCAGGGCAGAGCCCTTGCCCCTCGGAGAGTCGTCGAAGACCCACTGTAAGAAACAGAAAAATGTCAGAAATACAAAAAGGTGGAGTATCAAGTACTCCACCTTTTCTTTTGGCCGTGTATTCCGGCTGAACGTTGCGACAGAACATGTAGGTAAGTGTAAAAACACTTACGCCAGAAACAGGATTACTCGTTGCGATTTGCTTACTTAGCGATTGGCTCGGAGTGGAAAGTTTTGGATACGATAATCCATTCACCGTTGTTCTTGATAAGAGAAAGGTAGTCGGTGAAGAGGCGGTCAACGATTACGAGGTTAACTTTAACCATAGCGTAGTTAGCGTTGATGAAATCGATAGCGAGGATGTTGTCTTCGCGTGCCACTCCCGCGTCTTTAGAAGACTGACGGCTTGCAATACGTCCTTTAAGAACGTCGCGGCCTGCGATTGTTACTTCGCCGTTATCGATAAATGAAATGTGAGCGCCGGGATGGAAAACTTTTTCCATGGTATCTGCGTCACCTTCGTAAAGCATTACAAAGTAAGTTTCTAAAAATTCAATAATTTCTTTAATTTCAGCTTGCATGTCTTTTTCCTTGCAGAGGGAAACAGCGGGTATCGTTATGGGCGATATCTGCTGTTATCGAAAAACACAGACCCTAGATGCGCTAGCTGTGTTTTTCGGTAAAAGTATACTGTTTGTTCTGTCGCAAAATTCAGCCAGAATCGACCAAGGGAACACGGTTCCCTATTATGAAATCATATCTCTGCATAGATTGATTCTATGGGAGTGGATGTTAGGATAGCTGAAAAATGTTGTCCACCGAAAAGACCATGTTGTAGAAAAGAAATGCTCAGGTAGAGAATGGTGTACGATGGTTTCAATAATGCAACACTGTTCACTAGTGCAGTTTTAAATCTATTCAAATTTGAATAATACAATGAAAAAAGCCTTACATAAAATATGTAAGGCTTAAATAAGCTGTTATTACATTGTCTGGAGGTCATGAAACTTCGTGGGACAAAGAGTACCTACAAAAAGGCTGCTGATGGACAGCGGTAATGTAAAACAAACTTAGTAAAAACTATTTGCGATAATCGGTACGGCGAACGCAGAATGCTGCGTATTCGATGAGTGCGTTAATATCGTATACAGGAAGGCCGATACGTTTATGTACAGCGTGTGAGAATGCAGGAAGATCTGTGCATTCGAGGATGAGTGCATCAAGATTGTGTTCTTTTACAAGAGTGTCGGCTGCGTCGCAGATTTCATCTTCCATGCGATCCATATCGATATCGTCGTTTCTGCCTTCAATGATCGTATTCCAGAAGTAATCGTATCCTTCCATGCCTTTGATTACAAAGTCATTAATGTCGGAATTAACACCTTTGAAATGTGCTTCGGTGAGCGCTTTGTTGCTTGCGGTAAGAATACCGATGTTGGCATCTTTACCGTGCATTGTGCGAACCATTGGAGCTTGCACGAGGCTTGAAACAAGCACTGGAATGTTTACTTCCGCTGCAATTTCTTGCTGGAAGCGAGCCATAAAGCCGCAGCTTCCGGTGATGGCTTTTACGCCTTCAGCCTCAAGTTCTTTTGCTGCATCAATAAACGGCTGCATGAGATCCGGTGTCGGATTAAAAAGCAGGCGAGGAATATCGATGTTTTTGAGAACCTTGTGCACTGTCGGAAAATTAAATGTGTAGTGGTTGCGCAGGTGACCTTTTGGCTTCGCGAAAGAAGATTCAAGGCAAATGATACCTACTGGTACGTCTTGATATAAGTAGCCGCCTTTCAACATAACATTTCTCCAAACAAAAAAGTTAGACTCAGCCTAGAGTGGCAAAGGCTGAGGAGTGACCGGCACGGACTATTGCTAACGTATCCGTGCCGGAGCTTTGCGGAAGAATCACTCCATGCGTCCTTGGCTAAATAACTGTCAGTTGTCGTTGTGCCGATAGACAGTGAATACATTGCAGCCGGTTGTGGCAATGTGTTGTCTATGAGGAGGCAAGCATCCACTGGGATAGTGGTGGAATACCGGAACAACTTCAAATGACGAAAGAAACGTAAAGATTAATACAAAACTGCACTGAGCTGACTGTTTCAAAAAAATCGTAGCGTATGGATGTTGCGATTTGACTTTTTGTCACGTTTTGCACTGCACAGGCTTGTCTCAATCAATAAAGCAATGCTTTGTAAGTAACCTTACGTTGTTTCTAATTACTTTGCTTCGGGAAAATCACGTAATTCACGAACTGTAATCGGTCTAATTGGTGGACGGATGTTCAAGGCTCCAACATTAGGAACTTCACTGCCCAGTGCTTCTGCTGCAATTTCAGCAAGCGCTGCGCCGCACATTCGTCCCTGACAAGGGCCCATTCCACAACGAGTACGTAATTTGATTTCGTTCACGTCGTGGCAGCCTTCTTTGACAGCCTGACGAATATCGCCTGCCGTTACGCCTTCGCATCGGCAGACAAGTACGTTGTCAGCAACGTCAAAAAGACCTTTTTTAGGTGCAAAGAATGCATCTACAAAGCCACGAGGTGCGAGGGCTTTGAAGAGACGCTTCTTAGCTGGTTTAATTTGAAGCAGTGCGGCACTTTCGCTGAGTCTTTTGATATGACGGGCAACATCGATACCGGCAAGCTCGCCTTTGGCAGCGGCAGCATAAACACCATGGACTTTCTGTCCGTCACCTACAACGTAGATGGAGTCTCTGCTGGAGCGGCCGAATTTGTCCGTTTTTGCATACCAGTAACGCTGTGTTTTATCCCATTCATGTTCGAGCTGAAGCATACGGGAAACGTGCGTACGTGGAAGCATGCCTTCGTGGACAAGCAAGGTTGCTGCTTCGAGTGTTTTGGTTTTACCACCGTGGTTGAAGGTAACTCGTTTAAGTTGTTCATCACCTTCTGCCTTGATGTCACTGGCACCCATGTATTGCTTTACGCCGCTGCGGAACATGTTCACAACCATTTTGAGTCCCTTCAAAAGGAAGGGAACATCAACCAAGGCTTGTGGCATGTGCAGCATGGATGTGGCTTTGTTCTGAATGGGGCTTGTATCCAGAACACCTGCGATTTCAACACCCAATTCCGTAAGGTGGTTTGTAACCAGCGGAATAAGAGGGCCGTTGCCCGCAATGACAACAGGGCCGTGCGGTACCATGCCTGCACTTTTGTATAAAAGGTCGGCAGAACCCGCACTCATTACACCCGGTGTAGTCCAGCCGGGGAATGGTACAGGGCGTTCCATTGCGCCAGTGGCTACAATGATACACTGGGCTTTAATTTCACGTGCCGTGCCTTCGGTGCTGCAAAGTACGCGTCCAGGTTCTGCGTCCCATACTGTTGTCTTTGGCAGATAGAGTGCGCCGCTTTTGTTGAAGCGGCCTACAAGCTCGAGGCCGTCATTACGGTCTTCTTTAGACAGAAAGTTTTTGCTTGAGTTTTTGCCGGATACTGAACGGTAAATCTGACCGCCAGGTAACTCCTGCTCATCCAGAAGAACTACATCCAGACCATTTTCAGCGGCTGCGCTTGCGGCAGAAAGACCCGCAGGGCCTGCGCCGATAACGAGTAAGTCGTACTGCTGCTGCATTAGTATTTCTCCCTGAGGGTATTCTGGCGTTTAACCTTCATTCCTTCACGTACAGTAACGAGACAGGACTGCTGGTTAGGGACGCCGTCGATTTCCATCATGCACTCAAAGCAAACGCCCATGAGACATACAGGAGCACGGTTGTCACCTTTTACAGGGTTTTTGCCGGTGTGTCCGGCATGGCCGGGGCCGAGAACGGCAGCAGCTACAGAAATATCTGCAGGAACGGTAAGTGCTTCATCTTCAAAATAGATGGTTACGGTGTCCTGCGTGTTCGTTTTGTTTGTAGACATGAAAAAAGCTCCAAATAATGACTACGGCGAGCTACTTCTCGTCGAAACGTGAAAGCGTAAAGCTAGCTGCGGTTTTGCAAATATCGTTGCCCATAATGTAATCAGGCAATTCAGCGACATGGATAGCAGCAAGGGTAACAGCACTGTGGGCATTAAGAATAAAGCCGTTTTCGTGTCCCGGGATTTTGTCGTAAATCGGGAAACCGTCTTTCGGCCAAACTCGCAGGCAGCTCCATGTACGGATGATGCGAAGATCTGCAAGTGCAGGCCAGATGTCTGTTGCCCATTTTGCAACGTGGCAGAACTTTTCGGAATGGAG
It includes:
- a CDS encoding (2Fe-2S)-binding protein, which codes for MSTNKTNTQDTVTIYFEDEALTVPADISVAAAVLGPGHAGHTGKNPVKGDNRAPVCLMGVCFECMMEIDGVPNQQSCLVTVREGMKVKRQNTLREKY
- a CDS encoding M20 family metallopeptidase, with translation MIKNVRKFINEHEQNMVSLLKKLVEINSYTGNKEGVNAVASVIQAECEAIGLHVRRESSEQAGDNLVIETQLHKEGKKGILMCGHMDTVFPPELGFNTFTHDETNFYGPGVADMKCGLVEGIYVLKALDALGLLQDMSIVFICNSDEETGSINSSELILKEARNSFVGFVLESTRAGGELVIGRKGRMTFELEVTGEAAHAGNVGAAKVSAILELARQIQALEELNDLPQGLSVNVGKIEGGVGANTVSEKARAIVEFRYTKKDSGDKVWEAVQQLAAKPFTKGTSCTVRTITARPSMDTNDAILGLYDMIKEIGTEHGYDIQCAQCGGGSDANYISQTGIPVIDGIGPIGGKLHSVDEYLVSSTVPERAVLATLVIAKAWDLYCCK
- a CDS encoding NAD(P)/FAD-dependent oxidoreductase; the protein is MQQQYDLLVIGAGPAGLSAASAAAENGLDVVLLDEQELPGGQIYRSVSGKNSSKNFLSKEDRNDGLELVGRFNKSGALYLPKTTVWDAEPGRVLCSTEGTAREIKAQCIIVATGAMERPVPFPGWTTPGVMSAGSADLLYKSAGMVPHGPVVIAGNGPLIPLVTNHLTELGVEIAGVLDTSPIQNKATSMLHMPQALVDVPFLLKGLKMVVNMFRSGVKQYMGASDIKAEGDEQLKRVTFNHGGKTKTLEAATLLVHEGMLPRTHVSRMLQLEHEWDKTQRYWYAKTDKFGRSSRDSIYVVGDGQKVHGVYAAAAKGELAGIDVARHIKRLSESAALLQIKPAKKRLFKALAPRGFVDAFFAPKKGLFDVADNVLVCRCEGVTAGDIRQAVKEGCHDVNEIKLRTRCGMGPCQGRMCGAALAEIAAEALGSEVPNVGALNIRPPIRPITVRELRDFPEAK
- a CDS encoding aspartate/glutamate racemase family protein, which codes for MLKGGYLYQDVPVGIICLESSFAKPKGHLRNHYTFNFPTVHKVLKNIDIPRLLFNPTPDLMQPFIDAAKELEAEGVKAITGSCGFMARFQQEIAAEVNIPVLVSSLVQAPMVRTMHGKDANIGILTASNKALTEAHFKGVNSDINDFVIKGMEGYDYFWNTIIEGRNDDIDMDRMEDEICDAADTLVKEHNLDALILECTDLPAFSHAVHKRIGLPVYDINALIEYAAFCVRRTDYRK
- a CDS encoding nuclear transport factor 2 family protein, with product MQAEIKEIIEFLETYFVMLYEGDADTMEKVFHPGAHISFIDNGEVTIAGRDVLKGRIASRQSSKDAGVAREDNILAIDFINANYAMVKVNLVIVDRLFTDYLSLIKNNGEWIIVSKTFHSEPIAK